CCTTCCGATTCTTTTAATTGTTGCCATCTTCTCTTGTGATGATATGGAAACAATATCGGCCCCTGCCTGATAATATTTGTATGTATCCTTTCCCTCATAATCAATATCGAAGGAAGGGATGTTGTATTTGATCGTACCTACCCGATATCCCTCCTTCTTCAAAAGAGGTATAATCAGTTCAAGAAGTGTTGTTTTTCCCGCGTTTTGCTTGCCAACAATCAAAACAACAGGTATGTCTTTTGACACTGTTTTTTCTAATTCTTTTCCTTAAAAACGAGTAAAAATCCGGATTTTTCCTTGTTTCTTTACGGTGCTTCCGTTCACTATGCCTCAAAAGTTAATCGTATCATCCATTCAATAGGGTGTCAAGCACTTTCCCTATGGACTTTTCCCGTGAATAAATTCATGAAATATGTTTTCAAATAGAGATATTTCTTTTATAATAAGGATTTTTACATTTACCAAAATCTAAAAGTCTTTTCATAATATCGCGATATGAACAGGCAGGAACAAAAGACCTTGGTTTTTTTGTTTCATTACTCTTAAGAACATTTGTATCGTCTGTAAGTGGTTTTGATCATGCGTCTTGATTTGTATTTCTTGATACGTATCATAGGTAAAAATGAATTTGTGTGGAGGGTTAGATGGAATCAGACATTAAAAATATCACCGAACGGGTAAAAAAGGAAAGTGATTGCGTGAATACCCTGATGTATGAAGTAGGCAAGGTGATTGTTGGGCAGAAATATTTAATCGAAAGATTATTAATCGGTATCCTTTCCAACGGACATGTACTCCTGGAAGGTGTTCCTGGATTGGCAAAGACTCTGTCAGTTATGACCCTTTCCAATGCAATGCAAACGAGTTTTCAGAGGATTCAATTTACACCGGACTTGCTTCCCGCCGATCTGATTGGCACCCTGGTGTACAATCCCAAGAATAATGAGTTCACCGTGAGGAAGGGGCCCATTTTTACCAATATCGTTTTGGCTGATGAAATCAACCGCTCCCCCGCAAAGGTGCAGAGCGCCCTTCTGGAGGCAATGCAGGACAGGCAGGTTACCATCGGAGACCAGACATTTCCCCTGGAGGATCCCTTTCTCGTGTTGGCAACGCAAAATCCTATTGAACATGAGGGTACATACCCTCTTCCTGAGGCTCAACTTGATCGTTTTATATTTAAACTCAATATTACCTATCCTGACAAAAAAGAAGAACGTGAAATATTGGAACGCATGGCAACGACAAAAAATAATCTCACGGTAAATCCGGTAATTTCGCCTAAAGACATCTTGCGTTTGCGCACCTTGGTTGATGAGATTTACATTGATGACAAAATCAAGGACTATATTATTGATATTGTGTTTGCATCGAGGGATCCAAAATCCTACAACCTTTCGTTGGAAGAATTTATTGAATATGGCGCGTCTCCACGCGCGACAATCAATTTGGCGCTTGCCGCAAAGGCTCATGCCTTTATAAAAGGTCGTGGTTTTGTCACTCCACAGGACATAAAATCCATAGGCTTGGATGTGTTACGCCACAGGATTATTGTTACGTATGAAGCTGAGGCGGAGGAAATAACTCCCGATACGATTATACAAAAAATCTTTGATAATGTTGAGGTGCCATAGGAATAACGGACCATGATTTCAAAAGACATCCTGAAAAAAATACAACAAATTCA
The DNA window shown above is from Candidatus Brocadiaceae bacterium and carries:
- a CDS encoding MoxR family ATPase, whose translation is MESDIKNITERVKKESDCVNTLMYEVGKVIVGQKYLIERLLIGILSNGHVLLEGVPGLAKTLSVMTLSNAMQTSFQRIQFTPDLLPADLIGTLVYNPKNNEFTVRKGPIFTNIVLADEINRSPAKVQSALLEAMQDRQVTIGDQTFPLEDPFLVLATQNPIEHEGTYPLPEAQLDRFIFKLNITYPDKKEEREILERMATTKNNLTVNPVISPKDILRLRTLVDEIYIDDKIKDYIIDIVFASRDPKSYNLSLEEFIEYGASPRATINLALAAKAHAFIKGRGFVTPQDIKSIGLDVLRHRIIVTYEAEAEEITPDTIIQKIFDNVEVP